In one Cyanobacterium sp. T60_A2020_053 genomic region, the following are encoded:
- a CDS encoding ABC transporter ATP-binding protein produces MIRFDKLGIVSARKYQSMNLKNNDWGLVLKLVPYAKRKSPVLVLSLILLIPLSIAGAIQPLIVGQAISLLRGEDTWFFLSSSAVRDGLNLLGLILLLTIAFRTVFLAWQGFLVQKVGQEITAFIRQDLFDHVTSLSSNFFHKTPVGKLVTRLTSDVEALGDVFATGAIGILSDIFYILAIIFTMVSVQWQLALLLVLMLIPVSGLIIYFQKQYRKANYRAREELSVLNSMLQENVVGINIVQLFRREKYNSEVFRTVNDRYRIAVDKTIFHDSAVSATLEWVSLGAIALVLWIGGVLILQDNMNYGTLSAFILYAQRLFDPLRQFADKFTMFQAGFTAIERISELMNIPIEIKDRDNSVSFDDNLSENQAVGEIRFENVWFGYKPDEYVLKNLNFTIKPGEKVALVGPTGAGKSSIIRLLCRLYEPTKGRILVDGIDIKNITQSELRSHIGVILQESFIFAGDVKRNITLGENYDFAEVERAVNLTNINSLIEQLPQGYNTQLRERGANISAGQKQLLAFARVAIRNPNILVLDEATSSLDVATEAETQEALDKLLINKTAIIIAHRLSTIRNVDKILVLKNGELIESGSHEDLLDQNGLYASLYKLQMLTAV; encoded by the coding sequence ATGATTCGATTCGATAAACTAGGTATAGTCAGCGCACGAAAATATCAATCAATGAATCTTAAAAATAATGATTGGGGATTAGTGTTAAAATTAGTTCCCTATGCCAAAAGAAAATCTCCAGTTCTAGTTTTATCTTTAATTTTACTTATTCCTTTATCCATTGCCGGCGCCATTCAACCTCTCATTGTTGGTCAGGCTATTTCATTATTAAGAGGGGAAGATACTTGGTTTTTCTTATCTTCATCTGCCGTGAGAGATGGTTTAAATTTACTAGGTTTAATTCTTTTATTAACCATTGCTTTTCGGACAGTATTTCTTGCTTGGCAGGGTTTTCTGGTGCAAAAAGTGGGGCAGGAAATTACCGCTTTTATTCGTCAAGATTTATTCGATCATGTTACTTCTTTATCTTCTAATTTTTTCCATAAAACCCCTGTCGGTAAATTGGTAACAAGGTTAACCAGTGACGTGGAAGCCTTGGGAGATGTATTTGCGACGGGCGCTATTGGTATTCTCAGCGATATATTTTACATTCTCGCCATCATTTTTACGATGGTTTCGGTGCAGTGGCAGTTAGCCTTATTATTGGTATTAATGTTGATTCCTGTATCGGGATTAATCATTTATTTCCAAAAACAATATCGTAAGGCAAATTATCGGGCGCGAGAGGAATTATCAGTATTAAATTCCATGTTACAAGAGAATGTCGTGGGCATTAATATTGTGCAGTTATTTCGCCGAGAAAAGTATAATAGTGAGGTTTTTCGCACAGTAAATGATCGTTATCGTATCGCTGTTGATAAGACGATTTTTCATGATTCGGCGGTGTCTGCTACCCTTGAATGGGTTTCTTTGGGTGCGATTGCGTTGGTGTTGTGGATTGGTGGGGTATTAATCCTGCAAGATAATATGAATTATGGTACTTTATCGGCTTTTATTTTATACGCGCAAAGATTGTTTGATCCTTTGCGTCAATTTGCTGATAAGTTTACCATGTTCCAAGCTGGTTTTACTGCCATTGAGCGTATTTCGGAGTTAATGAATATTCCTATCGAGATTAAAGATCGAGATAATAGTGTTAGTTTTGATGATAATTTGAGCGAAAATCAAGCGGTGGGCGAAATTCGCTTTGAGAATGTTTGGTTTGGTTATAAACCTGATGAATATGTGTTGAAGAATCTTAATTTTACCATCAAACCGGGTGAAAAAGTCGCTTTGGTGGGTCCGACGGGCGCTGGAAAAAGTTCTATTATCCGTCTTTTATGTCGTTTATATGAACCGACTAAGGGTAGAATTTTGGTGGATGGTATTGACATCAAAAATATTACTCAAAGTGAGTTGCGCAGTCACATTGGCGTAATTTTGCAAGAAAGTTTCATTTTTGCGGGGGATGTCAAACGAAATATCACGTTAGGAGAAAATTATGATTTTGCTGAGGTGGAAAGGGCAGTAAATTTAACTAATATTAATTCTCTCATTGAGCAGTTACCCCAAGGATATAATACTCAATTAAGGGAGAGGGGCGCTAATATTTCCGCAGGGCAAAAACAGTTATTAGCATTTGCGAGGGTAGCTATTCGTAACCCTAACATTTTAGTCTTGGATGAGGCAACTTCTAGCCTTGATGTGGCAACGGAAGCGGAGACTCAAGAGGCGTTAGATAAATTGTTAATCAATAAAACAGCGATTATTATTGCCCATCGTCTTTCTACTATTCGGAATGTAGATAAAATTTTAGTGTTAAAAAATGGGGAGTTAATTGAGTCTGGTAGCCATGAGGATTTATTAGATCAAAATGGTTTATATGCCAGTCTGTATAAGTTGCAAATGTTAACGGCAGTCTAA